Part of the Candidatus Kuenenbacteria bacterium genome, TCGCTTGGGCAGTTAGGCTCTTTCTGTCCCAGCGTCCCTTTGTCAAAATCCCGATCATCCCTTCCTCGTTGCCCACCTTGGACTTTTCCGTTAGCCCCATAATTTTTGCCGCCTGGCTGATTTCCGCTTCGCCATTTATAGCCATGCTGGTTATTTTTTTTGGGTATTCAAACATTGCTGAAGTGCCCAAATGAAACTCTTTGCCATCATAAATAGCACAGACAGTCAGATCCATATAGCCAGTTTTCGTTTCCGGGATAGGGATGAGTCCAGATTCTAAACCAAAACTATATTCGCAGTCAACAAAAGCATTTTGGGCTCTATTTTTGGCGCCAGCGATGGTTTCCTCGAGTCCGATTGGTTGCTCTTTTACTCGTGAATCAGCGGCCATGCCCTCTACTTGTGAACTTTCAAACAGAGCATAGTTTTTTATTGTGTCTTCGACCGCTTTCACCTTTGCTGGATTTTTTGAACCGACTTTTATCTTCATATATCTTTATCTTACGATTTTTTGGGTCAAAAGGCAATTCATA contains:
- the yjjX gene encoding inosine/xanthosine triphosphatase; translation: MKIKVGSKNPAKVKAVEDTIKNYALFESSQVEGMAADSRVKEQPIGLEETIAGAKNRAQNAFVDCEYSFGLESGLIPIPETKTGYMDLTVCAIYDGKEFHLGTSAMFEYPKKITSMAINGEAEISQAAKIMGLTEKSKVGNEEGMIGILTKGRWDRKSLTAQAIITALIHLENKELY